In Raphanus sativus cultivar WK10039 chromosome 5, ASM80110v3, whole genome shotgun sequence, the following proteins share a genomic window:
- the LOC130494850 gene encoding secreted RxLR effector protein 161-like has translation MSYSPKISHGAALKHVLRYLKGTTSLGLVFRRVSKTKLTGYRDSSHNIDEDDGKSTTGRIFYLNDCPISWCSQKEETVALSSCEAEFMAATEAAKQAIWLQKLLEEVTGKACRRVVINIDNKSAVALTRNPVFHGRSKHIHKRYHFIRECVENEQVNVQHIPGISQKADILIKEETSTRK, from the coding sequence ATGTCTTACTCTCCGAAGATCTCACATGGTGCTGCACTCAAACATGTACTGCGATATCTTAAGGGAACAACGTCTCTTGGTCTTGTGTTCCGACGAGTAAGTAAAACAAAGCTAACCGGATATAGAGACTCAAGCCATAATATTGACGAAGATGACGGCAAGAGCACCACGGGTCGTATCTTCTACCTTAATGATTGTCCTATTTCCTGGTGTTCACAAAAAGAAGAGACAGTGGCGCTATCTTCATGTGAAGCTGAGTTCATGGCTGCTACAGAAGCTGCGAAACAAGCTATCTGGTTACAAAAATTGCTCGAAGAAGTGACAGGAAAGGCGTGCAGACGAGTGGTGATCAACATAGACAATAAATCTGCAGTAGCTCTCACCAGAAACCCTGTATTTCATGGACGAAGCAAACATATACATAAGCGTTATCACTTCATACGGGAATGCGTCGAAAACGAACAAGTAAACGTTCAACATATTCCAGGCATATCACAAAAGGCTGATATCCTAATTAAAGAAGAAACAAGTACAAGGAAATGA